A section of the Clostridium sp. TW13 genome encodes:
- the secF gene encoding protein translocase subunit SecF produces the protein MLKIIDRTKVWFTISAILILIGIGFGIARGGLNFGIDFRGGTEVTIDFGKAINKAEVDQIVKKYSPNAVTNTLENTQLEIKAKTNELDSAKVQSIMKDLKDKYKLTDKALKSQDEIGASVGEQLTKNAVKALLIAIVGMLVYVIIRFRYEYAIAAVVALIHDVLITLAVYSVFNVPVNSAFIAGILTIIGYSMNDTVVIFDRIRENEKNKRSLDVAEVANLSVNQTLTRSINTSMTILIAITSVFILVPTIRDFTFPLMIGIFSGAYSSIFIASPIWVIIRKRKQVANK, from the coding sequence ATGCTTAAAATCATAGATAGAACAAAAGTATGGTTTACTATATCAGCAATACTAATTTTAATTGGAATTGGCTTTGGCATTGCAAGAGGCGGTCTTAATTTTGGTATAGATTTTAGAGGTGGAACTGAAGTTACTATAGACTTCGGTAAGGCAATCAATAAGGCAGAGGTAGATCAGATAGTTAAAAAATATTCTCCAAATGCTGTCACTAATACATTAGAAAATACTCAGCTAGAAATTAAGGCAAAAACTAATGAATTGGATTCAGCAAAAGTACAAAGCATAATGAAAGATTTGAAGGATAAATATAAGTTGACAGATAAAGCCTTAAAATCTCAAGATGAAATTGGAGCTTCAGTAGGAGAACAATTAACAAAAAATGCTGTTAAAGCTTTACTAATTGCAATAGTAGGTATGTTGGTATATGTAATTATAAGATTTAGATATGAATATGCTATCGCAGCAGTAGTTGCTTTAATACATGATGTTTTGATTACTTTAGCAGTTTATTCAGTATTTAATGTACCTGTTAATAGTGCATTTATTGCAGGTATTTTGACTATAATTGGGTACTCAATGAATGATACTGTAGTTATCTTTGATAGAATAAGAGAAAATGAAAAGAATAAGAGGAGTCTAGATGTAGCGGAAGTAGCCAATCTTTCAGTTAATCAAACATTAACAAGATCAATAAATACTTCAATGACTATATTAATAGCAATAACTTCAGTATTTATCTTGGTTCCTACTATTAGAGATTTTACTTTCCCACTTATGATAGGTATTTTCTCAGGAGCATACTCTTCAATATTTATAGCATCACCTATTTGGGTAATTATTAGGAAGAGAAAACAAGTAGCAAATAAATAA
- a CDS encoding DHH family phosphoesterase, with product MSKFWESIYHPTYISGYNPFIIKNMNRAIERMVAAINHREKIVIYGGCDVDSLCGVSSLLLILQYLNADVEYYIDDSNDVTHTIEDRIIKNYIHFLGAELLIAVGANFKSNLEVELCKSLGIESIVIENKKVTNDKDIIYINPSEKDCSYRYKDLSNSGVTFKLMQAIAIYYNMNSINRYLDLIMLGTMCKDINSQGENGVFLKEGEHFLKTTDNYGLRAIMSSYNINEINSSTIWDIIRVLTPISNVVSKKDNARIVVELLTTDDKDRAEQIVKYLRKAN from the coding sequence ATGTCAAAATTTTGGGAAAGCATTTATCATCCTACCTACATAAGTGGATATAATCCATTTATAATTAAAAATATGAATAGAGCAATAGAAAGAATGGTTGCAGCAATTAATCATAGAGAGAAAATAGTTATTTATGGTGGATGTGATGTGGATAGTCTTTGTGGAGTTTCATCACTGCTTCTTATTTTGCAGTACTTAAATGCAGATGTAGAGTATTATATTGATGATTCCAATGATGTAACTCATACCATAGAGGATAGGATAATAAAAAATTATATTCATTTTTTAGGCGCAGAATTGCTAATAGCTGTAGGTGCGAATTTTAAATCTAATTTAGAAGTTGAATTATGCAAAAGTTTAGGAATTGAAAGCATTGTTATTGAAAATAAAAAGGTAACAAATGATAAAGACATAATTTATATTAATCCTAGCGAGAAGGATTGTTCTTACAGGTACAAGGATTTATCTAATAGTGGTGTAACTTTTAAGCTTATGCAAGCAATAGCTATTTATTATAATATGAACAGTATAAATAGATATCTTGATTTAATAATGTTAGGTACGATGTGCAAAGATATAAATAGCCAAGGAGAAAACGGAGTTTTTCTTAAGGAAGGCGAGCATTTCCTTAAGACTACGGATAACTATGGATTAAGAGCTATCATGAGTAGTTACAATATTAATGAAATAAATTCTAGCACTATATGGGATATAATTAGAGTACTAACACCTATATCTAATGTGGTGAGTAAAAAAGATAATGCAAGAATAGTAGTGGAATTATTAACTACAGATGATAAGGATAGGGCAGAGCAGATTGTTAAATATTTAAGAAAAGCAAATTAA
- a CDS encoding adenine phosphoribosyltransferase — MNLKESIRVIEGFPKEGISFKDITTLIGDGETFKQSVDAFVEYLKDKKIDVIVGPEARGFIFGVPVAYAMGLGFVPVRKPGKLPAETIRMNYALEYGTDSLEIHKDAIKKGQRVAIIDDLLATGGTIEAVAKLVEEAGGEVVTLGFTIELTELNGRDKLKKYDVMSLVEYDV, encoded by the coding sequence ATGAATTTAAAAGAAAGTATAAGAGTTATTGAAGGGTTTCCAAAAGAGGGGATAAGCTTTAAAGATATTACAACATTAATTGGTGATGGAGAAACATTTAAACAATCTGTTGATGCATTTGTTGAATATCTTAAAGATAAAAAAATCGATGTTATTGTAGGACCAGAAGCTAGAGGATTTATTTTTGGAGTTCCAGTAGCTTATGCTATGGGACTTGGATTTGTTCCAGTTAGAAAGCCTGGAAAGTTACCGGCTGAAACAATTAGAATGAATTATGCATTAGAATATGGTACAGATTCTTTAGAAATTCACAAGGATGCTATTAAAAAAGGACAAAGAGTTGCAATTATTGATGATTTGTTAGCCACAGGAGGAACAATTGAAGCTGTTGCTAAGTTAGTTGAAGAAGCTGGTGGAGAAGTTGTTACTTTAGGTTTCACTATTGAATTAACAGAATTAAATGGAAGAGATAAGCTTAAGAAGTATGATGTAATGTCACTTGTTGAGTATGATGTATAA
- a CDS encoding RelA/SpoT family protein codes for MLDSIIQKIKENNLSVDIDLITKAYNLADEAHKEQKRESGEPYIIHPVCVAKILVELGMDTNTIVAGLLHDVIEDTQYTYEDIVNMFNAETADLVEGVTKLGQIKYMTKEEQQAENVRKMLLAMSKDIRVIIIKLADRLHNLRTLKYKSSEKQKEKAKETFDIYAPLAHRLGISTIKWELEDLSFRYLHPEEYYDLVNQIAEKRIEREEYIKNIIEDLRKNLEKSGIEADIDGRPKHFYSIYRKMVNKNKNLDQIFDLTAIRLLVGTVKDCYAALGIVHTIYKPIPGRFKDYIAMPKPNMYQSLHTTVIGPQGKTFEIQIRTFEMHKTAEYGIAAHWKYKEAGSSEANTGDSFENKLTWLRDMLEWQKETSNPEEFMEGFKMDMFTDEIFVFTPKGVVINLPKNATPVDFAYRIHTDVGNKCVGAKVNGKMVTLDYKLKTGEIVEILKSPIAKGPNMDWLNFAMSNQAQTKIKQWFKKSKREENILKGKDLLEKESKKQLVNFADLYKSDAFAKVMKKYNFNAIEDVYAAVGAGMLLASSLISRIKEEINEENHVTNEQMLKSVEEQMQKNEKKINTNSKDGYGITVKGVDNLMIRLSKCCNPVPGDDIIGYITKGRGVSVHRKDCTNLKSMSEEENQRIVEVNWGTSKGKEYIAEIQVEAEDRTGLLAEIMSIITDANLKLTSLNAKSAKNNIATMSIKISIDSVDKLKNLMKKIRNLKGVLDVYRLNS; via the coding sequence ATGCTAGATAGTATAATCCAAAAAATAAAAGAAAATAATCTAAGTGTAGATATAGATTTAATCACTAAAGCATATAATTTGGCTGATGAAGCGCACAAAGAGCAGAAACGAGAATCTGGTGAACCATATATAATTCATCCAGTTTGTGTTGCAAAAATTCTTGTTGAATTAGGTATGGATACCAATACAATAGTAGCGGGATTATTACATGATGTAATTGAAGACACTCAATATACTTATGAAGATATAGTAAATATGTTTAATGCTGAAACTGCTGACTTGGTGGAGGGCGTTACGAAATTAGGGCAAATTAAATATATGACCAAGGAGGAGCAGCAAGCAGAAAATGTTAGAAAAATGTTATTAGCTATGTCAAAAGATATTAGAGTAATAATAATTAAGCTTGCTGATAGATTACATAATTTAAGAACGTTGAAATATAAATCTTCAGAAAAGCAAAAAGAAAAAGCAAAGGAAACCTTTGATATTTACGCTCCTTTGGCACATAGACTTGGAATTTCTACGATTAAATGGGAGTTGGAAGATTTATCATTTAGATATCTACACCCAGAGGAATACTATGATTTAGTAAATCAAATTGCAGAAAAAAGGATCGAAAGAGAAGAGTACATAAAAAATATTATAGAAGATTTAAGAAAAAATTTGGAGAAGTCAGGAATAGAAGCAGATATCGATGGTAGGCCAAAACATTTTTACAGTATATATAGAAAGATGGTTAACAAAAATAAAAATCTGGATCAGATTTTTGACTTAACAGCTATAAGGCTTCTTGTAGGAACAGTTAAAGACTGTTATGCTGCTCTTGGTATTGTTCATACAATTTATAAACCGATACCAGGTAGATTTAAAGATTATATTGCTATGCCGAAGCCTAATATGTATCAGTCACTTCATACTACTGTAATTGGACCACAGGGAAAAACTTTTGAAATTCAAATAAGAACTTTTGAAATGCATAAAACTGCTGAATATGGTATTGCAGCTCATTGGAAGTACAAGGAGGCAGGATCTTCAGAAGCGAACACTGGTGATTCCTTCGAAAACAAGCTTACTTGGCTTAGAGATATGTTAGAATGGCAAAAAGAAACCTCCAATCCAGAGGAGTTTATGGAAGGTTTCAAGATGGATATGTTTACAGATGAAATATTTGTATTCACACCAAAAGGTGTAGTGATTAACTTGCCTAAAAATGCTACCCCGGTAGATTTTGCGTATAGAATACACACTGATGTAGGAAACAAGTGTGTTGGTGCTAAAGTTAATGGCAAAATGGTGACTTTAGATTATAAGTTGAAAACAGGAGAAATAGTTGAAATATTAAAATCTCCAATTGCAAAAGGCCCTAATATGGATTGGTTAAACTTTGCTATGAGTAATCAGGCGCAAACTAAAATTAAGCAATGGTTTAAAAAGAGTAAGAGAGAAGAAAATATATTAAAAGGAAAAGACCTTCTTGAAAAAGAAAGTAAAAAGCAGTTAGTTAATTTTGCTGATTTGTATAAGTCAGATGCATTTGCTAAAGTTATGAAGAAATATAATTTTAATGCAATTGAGGATGTATATGCAGCAGTAGGGGCAGGAATGCTTTTAGCCTCTTCGTTGATTTCAAGGATAAAAGAAGAAATTAATGAAGAAAACCACGTAACTAATGAGCAAATGTTAAAGTCTGTTGAAGAGCAGATGCAAAAAAATGAAAAGAAAATCAACACTAATAGTAAGGATGGTTATGGAATCACTGTAAAAGGGGTAGATAATCTTATGATTAGGTTATCTAAGTGTTGTAATCCGGTGCCAGGTGATGACATCATAGGATATATTACTAAAGGTAGAGGTGTGTCAGTTCATAGAAAAGATTGCACTAACTTAAAATCTATGTCTGAAGAAGAAAACCAAAGAATAGTGGAAGTAAATTGGGGAACTTCAAAGGGCAAGGAATATATTGCTGAAATTCAAGTTGAAGCAGAGGATAGAACAGGATTATTGGCAGAGATTATGTCTATAATTACTGATGCAAATTTAAAGTTAACATCTTTAAATGCTAAATCTGCAAAGAACAATATAGCCACTATGAGTATTAAAATTTCTATTGACAGTGTTGATAAGTTAAAAAACTTAATGAAAAAAATTAGAAATTTAAAAGGTGTACTGGATGTATATAGATTAAATAGCTAG
- the dtd gene encoding D-aminoacyl-tRNA deacylase — MRAVVQRVKKSDVKVDGKVVGEIQKGFNVLVGISKDDTIEDLKYIRDKIINLRVFEDENEKMNLSLKEVGGELLVISQFTLYGDCRKGRRPNFMDALAGEEAKGFYLKFLEMLKEENIKVEAGIFGANMEVNIVNDGPVTLILDSKRSF, encoded by the coding sequence ATGAGAGCTGTAGTTCAAAGAGTGAAAAAATCCGATGTGAAGGTAGACGGAAAAGTTGTAGGTGAAATTCAGAAAGGATTTAATGTGCTGGTTGGTATATCAAAGGATGATACTATAGAAGATTTAAAGTACATAAGGGATAAAATCATTAATTTAAGAGTCTTTGAAGATGAAAATGAAAAGATGAATTTATCGTTGAAGGAAGTTGGAGGAGAGTTATTAGTAATTTCTCAATTTACTCTTTATGGAGATTGCAGAAAGGGTAGAAGACCAAATTTTATGGATGCTTTAGCTGGAGAGGAAGCAAAAGGATTTTATTTAAAGTTTTTAGAGATGTTAAAGGAAGAAAATATAAAAGTAGAAGCGGGCATATTTGGAGCAAATATGGAGGTTAATATCGTTAATGATGGGCCAGTAACGTTGATACTAGACAGTAAAAGAAGTTTTTAG
- a CDS encoding MBL fold metallo-hydrolase — MLDIFSMVLGIYGANCYIVMEKSSGTGFIIDPGADGEEVIEKLNANNIRPEFILLTHGHIDHVGAVDSLVQEFNIPVYIAEEDMKAIEAHIEIFGEIKSEVKFINEQTKIKVGNCEVQVIETPGHTKGGLCFLVDGVLFTGDTLFRESIGRTDFYGGNYEEILSSIEEKLFTLEEKIVVLPGHGPKSTIAFEKSNNPFLN; from the coding sequence ATGTTAGATATTTTTTCTATGGTACTAGGTATATATGGCGCTAACTGCTACATTGTAATGGAAAAATCTAGCGGAACAGGTTTCATTATTGATCCTGGTGCAGACGGAGAGGAAGTAATAGAAAAACTGAATGCAAATAATATCAGGCCTGAGTTTATTTTATTAACTCATGGACATATTGATCATGTTGGCGCAGTTGACAGTTTAGTACAGGAATTTAATATACCAGTGTATATAGCAGAGGAAGACATGAAAGCTATAGAGGCTCATATAGAGATATTTGGAGAGATAAAGTCTGAAGTTAAATTTATTAATGAGCAAACAAAAATAAAGGTTGGAAATTGTGAAGTTCAAGTTATAGAAACGCCTGGACATACTAAGGGAGGATTATGCTTTTTAGTTGATGGAGTATTATTTACTGGAGATACTTTATTTAGAGAAAGTATAGGAAGAACTGATTTTTATGGTGGCAATTATGAAGAAATTTTAAGCAGTATAGAAGAAAAACTATTTACTTTAGAAGAAAAAATAGTTGTTTTACCAGGTCATGGACCAAAATCAACAATAGCATTTGAGAAGAGTAACAATCCTTTCTTAAATTAA
- a CDS encoding coproporphyrinogen III oxidase: MDIKINLNDLTYRYEVYQIFNIFYTFDNLIFVENDADYKVKIEDEINLQHDDIVYNYKIKDENKKEEIKREVFKFLKNVTKDNYPWGTLVGIRPSKIALKLLEQGKTESEVINYFNDTYLASEEKAKLCIEVAKNESKFVNRDEKKVSIYIGMPFCPTRCLYCSFAANPIAGCKKIVDPYLDALYKEIDSISKYVKEKKLKIETVYFGGGTPTSVSNEQFHDVMQRVYTSFVEYNSVKEFTVECGRPDSITEEKLNTMKKFNVTRISINPQSMNEDTMKVIGRGHTPEDIKEKFLLARRLGFDNINMDIIVGLPNETIKHIENTCREIEKLSPDSLTIHGLSIKRASRLHENIVLKHEVSIAKQEELVNMYKMTGDLARKLNMTPYYMYRQKNMVGNMENLGYSIKGKECVYNIEMIEDTQSIIALGADAVSKIVFLEESRIERFGNVKDVREYINRIDEMIQRKIELLNSLY; encoded by the coding sequence ATGGATATTAAAATAAATCTTAATGATTTGACTTATAGATATGAAGTATATCAGATTTTTAATATATTCTATACTTTTGATAATCTTATATTTGTGGAGAATGATGCAGATTACAAAGTTAAAATTGAAGATGAAATAAATCTACAGCATGACGATATAGTTTATAACTATAAGATTAAGGATGAAAACAAAAAAGAAGAAATCAAGAGAGAAGTTTTTAAATTTTTAAAAAATGTAACTAAGGATAATTATCCTTGGGGAACTTTAGTGGGCATTAGACCAAGTAAGATTGCATTAAAACTTCTTGAACAAGGAAAAACAGAATCAGAAGTTATTAACTATTTTAATGATACATATCTTGCAAGTGAAGAAAAGGCTAAATTATGTATAGAGGTAGCAAAGAATGAAAGTAAGTTTGTAAATAGAGATGAAAAAAAGGTTTCTATTTATATAGGTATGCCATTTTGCCCAACAAGATGCTTGTACTGTTCCTTTGCTGCTAATCCTATAGCAGGATGTAAGAAGATAGTTGATCCATATTTAGATGCTTTGTACAAAGAGATAGATAGCATTTCAAAATATGTTAAAGAAAAGAAACTAAAAATAGAAACTGTTTATTTTGGCGGAGGAACTCCAACTTCAGTAAGTAACGAGCAATTTCATGATGTAATGCAAAGAGTTTATACTAGTTTTGTAGAATATAATTCTGTAAAAGAGTTTACAGTTGAGTGTGGAAGACCAGATAGTATTACAGAGGAAAAACTTAATACTATGAAGAAATTTAACGTGACTAGGATTAGCATAAATCCACAGAGTATGAATGAAGATACTATGAAGGTTATTGGAAGAGGACACACTCCAGAAGATATAAAAGAAAAGTTTTTGCTAGCTAGAAGATTAGGCTTTGATAATATTAATATGGATATAATAGTAGGCTTACCTAATGAAACAATAAAACATATTGAAAATACTTGTAGAGAAATTGAGAAACTTTCACCAGATAGTTTAACTATACATGGACTTAGCATAAAAAGAGCTTCTAGATTGCATGAAAATATAGTGTTAAAACATGAGGTGTCAATTGCAAAGCAAGAAGAGTTAGTTAATATGTATAAAATGACAGGAGATTTAGCTAGAAAATTGAATATGACTCCATATTACATGTATAGACAGAAAAATATGGTTGGAAATATGGAGAATTTGGGGTATTCTATAAAGGGTAAGGAATGTGTTTATAACATTGAGATGATAGAAGATACTCAAAGTATTATCGCTTTAGGAGCAGATGCAGTATCAAAAATAGTATTTTTAGAAGAGAGCAGAATAGAGCGCTTTGGAAATGTTAAAGATGTAAGAGAATATATTAACAGAATTGATGAGATGATCCAAAGAAAAATAGAGCTACTAAATTCTTTATATTAA
- the hisS gene encoding histidine--tRNA ligase, producing the protein MSEKLQMPKGTKDMLPSEAYKWHYVEDKLRKISAEYGIREIRTPMFESTSLFTRGVGETTDVVQKEMYTFEDKGGRSVTLKPEGTAPAVRAFIQNSLYADAQPTKMYYFTDAFRYENVQKGRLRQFHQYGIEFFGSKEASIDAEVISLAVRALKEFGLNNLSLNINSLGCPTCRKKYNDALKEYFKANYDNLCDTCKSRFEKNPMRILDCKEKKCQEIGAEAPLILDYICEECSDHFEELKKYLNVMEIEYKIDPYIVRGLDYYTRTVFEILNNGLAVCGGGRYDKLIEELGGPEMPAIGFGLGLERLLMVLEKEEVEIPKPVFNNLFIGAMGEEGHINAFKYANELRRRGIKCECDHMNRSVKAQMKYANKIGSEFTMILGEDELRTKMVQMKRMTDGEQIQVNLDNLDEIINIILK; encoded by the coding sequence ATGAGTGAAAAGTTACAAATGCCTAAGGGCACGAAGGATATGTTACCAAGTGAGGCTTATAAATGGCATTATGTTGAAGATAAATTAAGAAAAATTTCAGCTGAATATGGAATAAGAGAAATTAGAACTCCAATGTTTGAAAGCACTAGCTTATTTACAAGAGGAGTAGGAGAAACTACAGATGTGGTTCAAAAGGAAATGTATACCTTTGAAGATAAAGGTGGGAGAAGTGTAACTTTAAAGCCAGAAGGTACTGCACCAGCTGTAAGAGCTTTCATACAAAATAGCTTATATGCTGATGCACAACCAACAAAAATGTATTATTTTACAGATGCTTTTAGATATGAAAATGTTCAAAAAGGAAGACTTAGACAATTTCATCAATATGGAATTGAGTTTTTTGGTTCTAAGGAGGCTTCAATTGATGCAGAAGTAATATCATTAGCAGTAAGAGCTTTGAAGGAGTTCGGATTAAATAATTTAAGTTTAAATATAAACAGTCTTGGTTGTCCTACATGCAGAAAAAAATATAATGATGCATTAAAGGAATATTTTAAAGCAAACTATGATAATCTTTGTGATACATGTAAATCTAGATTTGAAAAGAATCCAATGAGAATATTAGATTGCAAAGAAAAGAAATGCCAGGAAATAGGCGCAGAAGCACCATTAATATTAGATTATATTTGTGAAGAGTGTAGTGATCATTTTGAAGAACTTAAAAAGTATCTTAATGTAATGGAAATTGAATACAAGATAGATCCTTATATTGTTAGAGGGTTAGATTATTATACAAGAACAGTATTTGAAATACTAAATAACGGCTTAGCTGTATGCGGTGGAGGACGTTATGATAAACTAATTGAAGAATTAGGTGGACCTGAAATGCCAGCTATAGGTTTTGGGTTAGGACTTGAAAGATTACTTATGGTTCTAGAAAAAGAAGAAGTAGAAATACCTAAACCAGTATTCAATAATTTATTTATTGGAGCTATGGGAGAAGAAGGTCATATAAATGCCTTTAAATATGCAAATGAATTAAGAAGAAGAGGAATTAAATGTGAATGTGATCACATGAATAGAAGTGTGAAAGCACAGATGAAGTATGCAAATAAGATAGGCTCCGAATTTACAATGATTCTTGGTGAAGATGAATTAAGAACTAAGATGGTGCAGATGAAGAGAATGACAGATGGTGAGCAAATCCAAGTTAATCTTGATAATTTGGATGAAATTATAAATATTATTTTAAAGTAA
- the aspS gene encoding aspartate--tRNA ligase, which translates to MGEALNGLKRSIMCGELREEHIGKKVTVMGWVQRRRNLGGLEFVDLRDRTGVLQIVFGDKINEEAFEKAGKLRAEFCIAVTGEIVKRESVNENMPTGMVELKGESLKIFSEAEPSPIDIKENSETAENLRIKYRYLDLRRADMQKIFMIRNKTTKSIRDYLQQQGFLDIETPMLTKSTPEGARDYLVPSRNYPGMFYALPQSPQLFKQLLMVSGFDKYFQIVKCFRDEDLRANRQPEFTQVDMEMSFIEQEDIIALNEGLIAHVFKEVAGVDVKLPIKRMTFREAEEKYGSDKPDLRFGMEITNLTDSVKGSEFKVFKDAVEIGGSVRALCLKGGASMGRKDIDRLGEFVKTYKAKGLAWIQLKEDGIKSPIAKFLSEEEMNSIISTMSAENGDLILIVADKNSVVFQSLGALRLDLAKKFDLIKDKNEFNFTWITEFPLFEYSEEEGRYMACHHPFTAPMDEDLDFIESDPGNVRSKAYDLVLNGEELGGGSIRIHDMELQQRMFKALGFSEEDAWKKFGFLLQAFKFGPPPHGGLAFGLDRMIMFLAGTDNIKDVIAFPKNQNAFCYLTEAPNIVDEKQLGELGIKVLPKESN; encoded by the coding sequence ATGGGCGAGGCATTGAATGGCTTAAAACGTTCAATTATGTGTGGTGAGCTTAGAGAAGAACATATAGGAAAGAAAGTAACAGTTATGGGCTGGGTACAAAGAAGAAGAAACCTTGGGGGGCTTGAATTTGTTGATTTAAGAGATAGAACTGGGGTATTACAAATTGTATTTGGTGATAAAATAAATGAAGAAGCTTTTGAGAAAGCTGGAAAATTAAGAGCTGAGTTCTGTATAGCAGTTACAGGTGAAATTGTAAAGAGAGAATCTGTAAATGAAAATATGCCTACTGGAATGGTAGAATTGAAGGGAGAATCTTTAAAGATTTTTTCTGAAGCAGAACCATCACCAATAGATATAAAAGAAAATTCAGAAACAGCTGAAAACTTAAGAATAAAGTATAGATATCTAGATTTAAGAAGAGCAGATATGCAAAAAATCTTTATGATTAGAAATAAGACTACTAAATCAATAAGAGATTATTTACAACAACAAGGATTTTTAGATATAGAAACTCCAATGTTAACTAAATCTACACCAGAAGGAGCTAGAGATTATCTTGTTCCTTCTAGAAATTATCCTGGAATGTTTTATGCATTACCACAATCACCACAGTTATTTAAGCAGTTACTTATGGTTTCAGGCTTTGATAAGTACTTCCAAATAGTAAAATGTTTTAGAGATGAAGACTTAAGAGCTAACAGACAACCAGAATTTACACAAGTGGATATGGAAATGTCTTTCATTGAACAAGAAGATATTATAGCTTTAAATGAAGGTTTAATTGCTCATGTATTTAAAGAAGTAGCAGGTGTGGATGTTAAGCTTCCAATTAAGAGAATGACTTTTAGAGAAGCAGAGGAAAAGTATGGTTCAGATAAACCTGATTTAAGATTTGGTATGGAAATTACTAATTTAACAGATTCAGTAAAAGGTTCGGAATTTAAAGTATTTAAAGATGCTGTTGAAATAGGTGGATCAGTAAGAGCTCTATGTTTAAAAGGTGGAGCTTCTATGGGAAGAAAAGATATCGATAGATTAGGTGAATTTGTTAAGACATACAAGGCTAAGGGATTGGCATGGATACAACTTAAGGAAGATGGAATAAAATCACCTATAGCTAAATTCTTAAGTGAAGAAGAAATGAATTCAATAATAAGTACTATGTCTGCAGAAAATGGTGATTTAATTCTTATAGTCGCAGACAAGAATTCAGTAGTTTTCCAAAGTCTAGGTGCATTAAGATTAGATTTAGCTAAAAAGTTTGATTTAATCAAAGATAAGAATGAATTTAATTTCACTTGGATAACTGAATTCCCACTATTTGAGTACAGTGAAGAAGAAGGTAGATACATGGCTTGCCACCATCCATTTACAGCACCAATGGATGAAGATTTAGACTTTATAGAATCAGATCCAGGTAATGTAAGATCTAAAGCTTATGATTTAGTATTAAATGGTGAAGAACTAGGTGGAGGATCTATAAGAATTCATGATATGGAATTACAACAAAGAATGTTTAAGGCATTAGGTTTCTCTGAAGAAGATGCATGGAAGAAGTTTGGATTCTTACTACAAGCCTTTAAATTTGGACCACCACCACATGGCGGATTAGCTTTTGGGTTAGATAGAATGATTATGTTCCTTGCAGGAACTGATAACATAAAGGATGTTATCGCATTTCCTAAGAATCAAAATGCTTTCTGCTATTTAACAGAAGCACCTAATATAGTAGATGAAAAACAATTAGGTGAATTAGGAATAAAGGTTTTACCAAAGGAATCAAACTAA
- a CDS encoding metal-sensitive transcriptional regulator gives MDEEEKLQKDILLRLRKIEGQVKGIQKMVDKNVCCDDVLVQIAAIRAAINKVGGLVIENYVNNCLGLDEDPEEQEKVKNLIKTVNKFLK, from the coding sequence ATGGATGAAGAAGAAAAATTACAAAAAGATATTTTGCTAAGACTTAGAAAAATAGAAGGCCAGGTTAAAGGCATACAGAAAATGGTTGATAAGAATGTATGTTGTGACGATGTTTTGGTTCAAATTGCTGCTATAAGGGCTGCAATAAATAAGGTTGGCGGTCTTGTGATTGAAAATTATGTTAACAATTGTTTAGGCTTAGATGAGGATCCAGAAGAGCAGGAAAAAGTAAAGAATTTAATTAAAACTGTAAATAAGTTTTTAAAATAG
- a CDS encoding threonine/serine exporter family protein, with product MILETIISTLATLGFGIMFNIGKKHLLFASLGGGLSWFVYRILVQNSFSGVLAMFISAVIFSIYSEICARVFKTPVTTFVVCALIPLVPGSSIYYTMYQGVLGHINASMNMLTNTLSSAGALALGILFVSTITKLIFAKHKKAA from the coding sequence ATGATATTAGAAACTATTATTTCTACTTTAGCTACTTTAGGTTTTGGAATTATGTTTAATATAGGTAAAAAACATTTACTTTTTGCTTCCTTAGGTGGAGGACTTAGTTGGTTTGTATACAGAATTTTAGTACAAAACAGCTTCTCTGGAGTTTTAGCTATGTTTATTTCTGCTGTTATTTTCAGTATCTATTCAGAAATTTGTGCCAGAGTTTTCAAAACACCTGTTACAACATTTGTAGTTTGCGCGTTGATTCCTTTAGTTCCCGGTAGCTCTATTTATTATACTATGTATCAAGGTGTTCTTGGACATATAAATGCCTCTATGAACATGCTCACAAATACTTTATCTTCAGCAGGTGCTCTTGCTCTAGGGATTTTATTTGTTTCCACAATCACAAAACTTATTTTTGCAAAACATAAAAAAGCAGCTTAA